In Pyrus communis chromosome 1, drPyrComm1.1, whole genome shotgun sequence, the following are encoded in one genomic region:
- the LOC137740125 gene encoding uncharacterized protein has translation MEAQAKEGDSLEKRPGIFFLGSPGVGKRSLISRLLGLDFDDASDSSSSSSQLVVNGWNISTKYYTADVSVWMAHLHDEFSIETLPMYDQLAALILVFDTTELASLSALQKWVSRTDLQKFDILVCVGNKVDLVPGHPVHAVYRRQLQKLGDPFADDGPAFTVYGISEAEGSSLLGDDEPPWEARHTCLEWCTEHNIEFVEACASNADFDKCLSVDGDSQGIERLFGALSAHMWPGMILKSGDKIAEPSLPERGEDLSDEESDYEFEYEVLSAGSADPFDDTEEWVSANGFAGPSDMRGLAAQSNLVLKCKEENGTSCGKQESHASTSTAALDDGINKGGVSNAEKPDQDTELDQAQEPDEGSNVEFEDLEQLMSEIGNMRDSLRLMPDFQRRDMAAKLAMKMATMFGGGSDDEVESIGE, from the exons ATGGAAGCTCAAGCAAAAGAAGGAGACTCTCTGGAGAAGCGGCCCGGCATCTTCTTCCTTGGTTCCCCCGGCGTCGGCAAACGCTCTCTTATTTCTC GATTACTGggtttggattttgacgacgctTCTGATTCGTCATCGTCGTCATCTCAGCTGGTGGTTAATGG ATGGAATATCTCTACAAAGTACTATACTGCTGATGTTTCGGTATGGATGGCTCATCTCCATGACGAATTTTCGATTGAGACCCTCCCAATGTATGACCAGTTGGCTGCCTTGATCTTGGTTTTCGACACAACTGAG TTGGCGTCTTTGTCTGCACTTCAGAAATGGGTGTCCCGAACTGATCTTCAAAAGTTCGATATACTAGTATGTGTAGGGAATAAGGTTGATCTTGTTCCGGGTCACCCAGTTCATGCTGTATATAGAAGACAATTGCAGAAGCTTGGAGACCCGTTTGCTGATGACGGTCCGGCTTTCACTGTGTATGGAATCTCCGAGGCTGAAGGAAGCAGTTTATTGGGGGATGACGAGCCACCTTGGGAGGCTAGGCACACGTGTTTGGAATGGTGCACTGAGCATAACATTGAGTTCGTCGAAGCTTGTGCTTCAAATGCTGATTTTGACAAAT gTTTGTCAGTTGATGGCGATTCACAAGGTATTGAACGGCTTTTTGGTGCTCTTTCTGCACACATGTGGCCTGGAATGATTTTGAAATCAGGCGATAAGATTGCTGAACCATCACTACCTGAAAGAGGAGAAG ACTTGTCAGACGAAGAATCTGATTATGAATTTGAGTATGAAGTCCTCTCTGCGGGTTCAGCTGACCCATTTGATGACACGGAAGAATGGGTTTCTGCAAATGGTTTTGCTGGACCTTCAGATATGCGAGGACTGGCTGCTCAAAGTAATCTTGTCCTAAAATGCAAAGAAGAGAATGGAACCAGCTGTGGTAAGCAGGAGTCCCATGCCTCAACCTCGACAGCTGCGTTGGATGATGGTATCAACAAAGGAGGGGTATCCAATGCAGAAAAACCTGACCAAGACACAGAACTTGACCAAGCCCAAGAACCAGATGAGGGTTCGAATGTTGAATTTGAGGATTTGGAACAGTTGATGTCTGAGATTGGGAACATGCGTGACAGTTTGAGATTGATGCCCGATTTTCAGAGACGAGATATGGCTGCAAAGCTGGCCATGAAAATGGCTACGATGTTCGGGGGCGGCAGTGATGATGAAGTGGAAAGTATCGGCGAGTAA